The following proteins are co-located in the Parafannyhessea umbonata genome:
- the rpmA gene encoding 50S ribosomal protein L27 gives MAHKKGQGTSRNGRDSNAQRLGTKIFGGQAVKTGQIIVRQRGTHITPGDNVGRGKDDTLFALADGTVEFVKGKKHYVHVRTA, from the coding sequence ATGGCTCACAAGAAAGGCCAGGGTACTTCCCGTAACGGTCGCGACTCCAACGCCCAGCGCCTCGGCACCAAGATCTTTGGCGGCCAGGCCGTCAAGACCGGCCAGATCATCGTTCGCCAGCGCGGCACGCACATCACCCCGGGCGACAACGTCGGCCGCGGCAAGGACGACACCCTGTTCGCCCTCGCAGACGGCACCGTCGAGTTCGTGAAGGGCAAGAAGCACTACGTGCACGTCCGCACCGCCTAG
- the rplU gene encoding 50S ribosomal protein L21: protein MYAIVTTGGKQYKVAKGDIFDVEKLDAQPGDKVKLDVLMLNDGKKTVVDAATLAKKKVTCEVLDQFKGEKVLVFKLKKRKRYHRTKGHRQNLTKLQVTSMPTTRTAAKSASTEEAAE from the coding sequence ATGTACGCAATCGTTACCACTGGTGGCAAGCAGTATAAGGTTGCCAAGGGCGACATCTTCGATGTCGAGAAGCTCGACGCGCAGCCTGGCGACAAGGTCAAGCTTGACGTCCTCATGCTTAATGATGGCAAGAAGACCGTCGTTGACGCTGCCACGCTCGCGAAGAAGAAGGTCACCTGCGAGGTGCTCGACCAGTTCAAGGGCGAGAAGGTCCTCGTCTTCAAGCTGAAGAAGCGCAAGCGCTATCACCGCACCAAGGGTCACCGTCAGAACCTGACGAAGCTCCAGGTCACCTCCATGCCGACCACCAGGACTGCCGCAAAGTCTGCCTCTACCGAGGAAGCCGCAGAGTAG
- a CDS encoding TIGR03936 family radical SAM-associated protein: protein MADTSNQSRLRVRYRKDGRLAYLGHLEVLGTINRSIRRSGVPFAVGNGFARRIRLQFSQALPVGASSTGEYYDLMVTEHPDPASALEMLRAATPRGLAPDAAAYVSRRLPALEAWVNRADWDVTVRGPRSARALDAALGELREKGELHYMRGEKPKSIDLGRALVSWDVTPCEEGLRVLLATRSSNDGALRPQVLLDAAFSTERLAADVALSGRPTLSVCRVGQWHEGEDGNLVEPLPSAVGGA, encoded by the coding sequence ATGGCAGACACTAGCAACCAGTCGCGGCTGCGCGTGAGGTATCGCAAGGACGGGCGCCTGGCCTACCTGGGCCACCTCGAGGTGCTTGGCACCATCAACCGCTCCATCAGGCGCTCCGGCGTGCCGTTTGCCGTGGGCAACGGCTTCGCGCGGCGCATCAGGCTCCAATTCTCGCAGGCGCTGCCCGTGGGGGCGTCCTCGACGGGGGAGTACTACGACCTCATGGTGACGGAGCACCCGGATCCCGCCAGCGCTCTAGAGATGCTGCGCGCCGCGACGCCGCGCGGGCTTGCGCCAGACGCCGCGGCATACGTGTCGCGCCGGCTTCCTGCCCTCGAGGCCTGGGTGAACCGCGCGGACTGGGACGTGACGGTGCGCGGCCCGCGGTCGGCGCGCGCGCTCGACGCGGCGCTCGGGGAGCTGAGGGAGAAGGGCGAGCTCCACTACATGAGGGGCGAGAAGCCCAAGTCCATCGACCTCGGCCGCGCGCTGGTCTCATGGGACGTGACGCCGTGCGAGGAGGGACTCCGCGTCCTTCTCGCCACGCGCTCCTCGAACGACGGCGCGCTGCGACCGCAGGTGCTGCTTGACGCGGCGTTTTCGACGGAGCGTCTTGCGGCCGACGTCGCGCTGTCCGGCCGTCCGACGCTTTCCGTGTGCCGCGTGGGGCAGTGGCACGAGGGTGAAGATGGCAATCTCGTGGAGCCGCTCCCAAGCGCCGTCGGGGGCGCCTAA